GGGCACCCAGGTCAAGATCAGGGGCGATAAGAAGGGCAAGGTAGAACTCTACTTCTACTCGAGCGAAGACCTCGAGCGCCTGCTCGAGCTCCTGCACTACCGGACTTAGACCGGTGTTTCACGTGAAACACCGACGAACCCCCAGCTTCACCAGGCGTGCCTCTATAAAAACGATTGCAGAAACACCTGTAGAAACACCTGTAGAAACACCTGTAGAAACGACGCTTTGCGGCTCGAGCGGCCTCTTTATTCCCGGTCTCCGGACCCCACCTTGAGGAGGGTAAGATGAAAACACCCATTCGCGTTGCGGTTACCGGCGCCGCCGGCCAGATTTCCTACTCGCTGCTCTTTCGTATTGCCGCGGGCGAGATGCTCGGCAAGGATCAACCCGTCGTTCTTCAGCTTCTGGAGATCACGCCTGCCCTGAAGGCGCTTCAGGGGGTCGAGATGGAACTCAGAGACTGTGCTTTCCCGCTGCTGCACGACGTCGTCACGACCGACGAGGCTGCGGTCGCCTTTGGCGAGGTGGACTATGCTCTTCTGGTAGGGGCGCGGCCGCGGGGGCCGGGGATGGAGAGAAAAGATCTGTTGGAGGCCAACGGTGCTATCTTTACCGGGCAGGGAAGAGCGCTCAACGATCATGCCAAGCGAACGGTCAAGGTGCTGGTAGTCGGCAATCCTGCCAATACCAATGCCCTCATCGCCCTGCACAGCGCTCCCGACCTCGAGCCCAGCCAGTTCAGCGCCATGACGCGCCTCGATCACAACCGGGCGATCAGCCAGCTCGCCATGAAGACCGGCCAACCTGTCCAAGAGATCAAAGGCATGATCATCTGGGGCAACCATTCGGCGACGCAGGTGCCCGACCTCAGCCACGCCACGGTTGCCGGCAAGGCTGCTCCCTCTCTGGTCGAGGAGAGGTGGTTGACGGAGAGCTTCATCCCGACCGTCCAAAAGCGCGGTGCCGCCATCATCGAGGCGAGGGGGCTGTCGAGCGCCGCTTCCGCCGCCTCGGCGGCCATCAACCATATGCGCGACTGGGCCTATGGTACGGCCGCTGGCGATTGGGTCAGCATGGCCATTCCCAGCGACGGCAGCTACGGGGTAGAGGAGGGGCTTGTCTACTCCTACCCCGTCACCGTCAGCGAGGGCAAGGTCGAGATCGTTCAAGGTCTGAGCGTCGCTGACGCCGTTGGGGAGCGAATGCGCTCGAGCGAACAGGAACTCAAGGAAGAGCGGGCATCGGTCGAGCACCTTCTCTAGGACGGCGTAGTTCTAGGGGTGGTGTCGGGGCCACCAAGGCAAAAACGAGCGCCTCATGGTGAGGCGCTCGTTCTATGGGAATCAGGCTTGACGTTTAGTTTGTGCTTTCGCCTTCTTCTTCTTCTTCGGGCTCGAGCTCTTCACCCTCGTCGGCTTCCTGGGTGGCGTCTTGTTCCTGCTCCCGCTGGGCGGTCATCGCGTCCTCTTCGGTACCGCCGCCGAGCCTCGAGTCCACGACCTTGACGTAGCCAATAGCATAGTCTTCGAAGGTCGTACCGGTAATGAAGACGGTGTAGACGTAACCGGGCTCGAAGTCGGCATCGGCCAGGTCGAGCAGAATGTTTTGCGGCTCGGCACCGGCGAGGCGGACTTGAAGGTTGGTCCCCTGGGCAGCTCGGAAGGCCACGTAGCCGCTGTCAGCGCCGTAGGCCACACCCCCGGCGATGACGTCTTCCGCAGCGGTGGTCACTGCAGGATCAGTGGTCACCGCAGGATCTTGCGTAGCGGGCGCGGCCGCGGTGGGAGGTGGGCTTTCGGGGGTCGTCGGGGTTGCGGGTTGCGCGGCCATCTGTTGCTGCTCCGCGGTCACGGGTTGCTCTTGCTGGCGCAGTTGCGCGGCCTCGTCGCCCTCGGATTCCTGAAGGGTCACGTCGACAGAAGCGGTTTCACCCTCGGCGACTTCGACCTCTTCGCCGGCAGCTTCATAACCTTGGCGGGTCGCGCTGACGACGTAGGTGCCAGGGACGAGGTTGGTCAGCGTCTGCGAACCGCTCAAGTCGCTTTCATAACCATCGGGACCGACGACGCTTATCACGGTGTCGGCAGGCTCGACAACGACCTCGAGCATGCCCATGCCCTCTTGCTGAACCTCTTGCTCTGCGGTTTGCTCTGCGGTGGCCGCGGGCTGCTCCGTCGTGGCAGGCTGCTGCGCGGTGGCTGCGGGCTCAGCTTGCGTTTGCGTCGCTGCGCCTCTTATAACCACGAGGTCCACCTCAGGCGAGCCGGCCGAGGCATGGATGACGCGCACATGCGTGTCGCCGGCAGCGGGGAAGTTACCAGGCTCGTCATCAAAGCTGAAGACGCGAATGGTGAGCTCGTCTTGCTGAGCCGGGTCATCGCCGAAGAGGCCGCCGAGCCAGTCGAAGAAGCCGCCGGTATCCTGACCTTCACCGATCACGGGCTCGACACCACCATCTTGCCCTTCGATCACGAAGCCAAGCGCGGTGACGGTGTGGTAAGCGCCAGCGCCGAGGCTGACGGTGCCTTCGTAGGCAAGCGCGGACTCGTCCGCCGTGACGATCTGGACGATGTAGTTGCCGGCGATGACGGGAACATAGCCGCTCACCTGCTCATAGCTCAGGCTTTCGGGCGCCTGCACCGTCGTCG
This region of Deinococcota bacterium genomic DNA includes:
- a CDS encoding malate dehydrogenase, with translation MKTPIRVAVTGAAGQISYSLLFRIAAGEMLGKDQPVVLQLLEITPALKALQGVEMELRDCAFPLLHDVVTTDEAAVAFGEVDYALLVGARPRGPGMERKDLLEANGAIFTGQGRALNDHAKRTVKVLVVGNPANTNALIALHSAPDLEPSQFSAMTRLDHNRAISQLAMKTGQPVQEIKGMIIWGNHSATQVPDLSHATVAGKAAPSLVEERWLTESFIPTVQKRGAAIIEARGLSSAASAASAAINHMRDWAYGTAAGDWVSMAIPSDGSYGVEEGLVYSYPVTVSEGKVEIVQGLSVADAVGERMRSSEQELKEERASVEHLL
- a CDS encoding DUF4397 domain-containing protein; amino-acid sequence: MMKKLWVLTLSLFVFGLTAAQAQEQTQQQQMQEQSQLVEGQDYAMVRFAHLSPNAPEVNLVLIPDDGTVGTQTTAPAATTPAATDPAATQQVGTGVLEVVVEPADAIISVTGPGGYQDTFQGSHMFSNLAPGTYAVSATRQGFDTATEEADIAEDETVSVNLTLGEAEGDEAAQLRQQEQVLSAEQQQQMAAQQPGVAQPGVADPGVVEPVPATTVQAPESLSYEQVSGYVPVIAGNYIVQIVTADESALAYEGTVSLGAGAYHTVTALGFVIEGQDGGVEPVIGEGQDTGGFFDWLGGLFGDDPAQQDELTIRVFSFDDEPGNFPAAGDTHVRVIHASAGSPEVDLVVIRGAATQTQAEPAATAQQPATTEQPAATAEQTAEQEVQQEGMGMLEVVVEPADTVISVVGPDGYESDLSGSQTLTNLVPGTYVVSATRQGYEAAGEEVEVAEGETASVDVTLQESEGDEAAQLRQQEQPVTAEQQQMAAQPATPTTPESPPPTAAAPATQDPAVTTDPAVTTAAEDVIAGGVAYGADSGYVAFRAAQGTNLQVRLAGAEPQNILLDLADADFEPGYVYTVFITGTTFEDYAIGYVKVVDSRLGGGTEEDAMTAQREQEQDATQEADEGEELEPEEEEEGESTN